The following coding sequences are from one Capsicum annuum cultivar UCD-10X-F1 chromosome 3, UCD10Xv1.1, whole genome shotgun sequence window:
- the LOC107864515 gene encoding 3-ketoacyl-CoA thiolase 2, peroxisomal, translated as MEKAIERQRVLLQHLRPSQTSSSLENIDSSIAASICSAGDSAAYQRTSVFGDDVVIVAAYRTPLCKAKRGGFKDTYADDILAPVLKAVIEKTNVNPAEVGDIVVGSVLAPGSQRASECRMAAFYAGFPETVPIRTVNRQCSSGLQAVADVAAAIKAGFYDIGIGAGLESMTTNPMAWEGSVNPKVKTMVQAQDCLLPMGITSENVAHRFGVTRQEQDQAAVDSHRKAAAATAAGKFKDEIIPIATKLVDPKTGDETPVTISVDDGIRPNASVSDLAKLKPVFKKSGTTTAGNSSQVTDGAGAVLLMKRSVAMQKGLPILGVFRTFAAVGVDPAIMGIGPAVAIPAAVKSAGLELEDIDLFEINEAFASQYVYCRKKLELDPEKINVNGGAMAIGHPLGATGARCVATLLHEMKRRGKDCRFGVVSMCIGTGMGAAAVFERGDSCDELCNARKIDSHNHLLSKDAL; from the exons ATGGAGAAAGCTATTGAAAGACAAAGAGTTCTTCTTCAACATCTTCGTCCCTCacaaacttcttcttctttggaaaataTTGATTCATCTATTGCT GCATCTATATGCTCTGCCGGAGACAGTGCTGCTTACCAAAGGACTTCTGTTTTTGGAGATGATGTTGTCATTGTTGC TGCATATAGGACTCCTCTTTGCAAGGCAAAGAGAGGAGGCTTCAAGGATACTTATGCTGACGATATACTTGCTCCAGTTTTGAAG GCTGTGATTGAAAAGACCAATGTGAACCCGGCTGAAGTTGGGGATATTGTTGTCGGCTCAGTGTTGGCCCCCGGTTCGCAGAGAGCAAGCGAATGCAGGATGGCTGCATTTTATGCTGGTTTCCCtg AAACTGTGCCAATCAGGACTGTAAACCGGCAATGTTCGTCAGGCCTTCAAGCAGTTGCTGATGTAGCTGCGGCTATTAAAGCTGGATTTTATGACATTG GTATTGGTGCTGGATTGGAGTCTATGACCACAAACCCAATGGCTTGGGAAGGATCAGTCAACCCAAAA GTTAAGACAATGGTACAAGCTCAAGACTGTCTTCTTCCTATGGGTATTACTTCTGAGAATGTTGCACACCGTTTTGGTGTGACAAGGCAGGAACAAGATCAGGCTGCG GTTGATTCGCATCGTAAGGCTGCTGCGGCCACTGCTGCTGGAAAATTCAAAGATGAAATAATTCCTATAGCCACAAAG CTTGTTGACCCAAAAACCGGAGATGAGACACCAGTAACCATCTCTGTTGATGATGGCATACGACCAAATGCCTCTGTGTCAGACTTGGCCAAATTGAAGCCAGTATTCAAGAAGAGTGGAACTACTACTGCTG GAAATTCCAGCCAAGTAACTGATGGTGCTGGAGCTGTACTTCTTATGAAAAGAAGTGTCGCGATGCAAAAGGGACTTCCAATCCTTGGTGTATTCAG GACCTTTGCTGCTGTTGGTGTAGACCCTGCCATTATGGGAATTGGTCCAGCTGTTGCAATTCCAGCTGCTGTCAAATCTGCAGGCCTTGAACTTGAAGATATTGATCTCTTCGAGATAAATGAG GCATTCGCATCACAATATGTTTATTGCCggaagaagcttgaacttgacCCAGAGAAGATCAACGTCAATGGAGGTGCAATGGCCATCGGTCATCCTTTGGGCGCTACAG GAGCTCGGTGTGTTGCAACACTCTTACATGAAATGAAGCGTCGTGGAAAAGACTGCCGCTTTGGTGTAGTCTCCATGTGCATAG GCACCGGAATGGGGGCTGCTGCTGTCTTTGAAAGAGGAGACTCGTGTGATGAGCTATGCAATGCCCGTAAAATTGACAGCCACAACCACCTTCTATCTAAGGATGCTCTTTAA